One segment of Lytechinus variegatus isolate NC3 chromosome 13, Lvar_3.0, whole genome shotgun sequence DNA contains the following:
- the LOC121426207 gene encoding steroid 17-alpha-hydroxylase/17,20 lyase-like isoform X1, with amino-acid sequence MDSASQVLLQLHPTSVILPARNSNENFTVNLFDMISIKTTALQPVTTAHGSMAPILIPLMIIASIIVYYCQEWIDFNINKVPLGPTSLPFIGNVLQIKSKALHLSLTDMAARFGNVFSIKLGRQRVVVLNDAQAVKTAYNGPYFTNRPSVFSIEFFVSKGFMACQKKHDFRIHTKLMKHAFQAVTYTSLGDKLVEEAQDLIKQFESYNGNAFNPREDINLVSLNILHNIAFGKRYQKGDDELQEIFDYSARIMKGVSPVHPVNLIPWLQRYPNPWMKDLADARDKRDNMLLRFYEEHKETYQEGEIRDMVDALIKVSQDAEEAGDMETLRLLSPLHIITNIWTIFFAGTDTINNALLWVLLYMAMFPEVQRRVQEEIDRVIGDRSPCLEDEQALPYLCATFYETLRFSCLSLLGVPHAAVCDTTLNGYHIPAGTQVLANFWAINHDKTTWENPEQFRPERFLDDNGQLRNMKDFPHFMPFSTGRRACLGKNIGKSEIVILSACLLQRLDIAVPSGEGAQRPTLEPEVHFDLVPKQYNIEVTRRDSAPSL; translated from the exons GATCAGTATTAAGACAACAGCTCTCCAGCCAGTGACCACAGCTCATGGGAGTATGGCCCCGATCCTCATCCCTCTAATGATTATTGCAAGCATCATTGTCTACTACTGTCAAGAGTGGATAGACTTCAACATCAACAAGGTTCCCCTAGGTCCAACATCACTTCCGTTTATCGGCAATGTCttgcaaatcaaatcaaaggCACTGCACCTCTCCCTTACAGACATGGCTGCAAGGTTTGGCAACGTCTTCAGCATTAAGTTGGGCCGTCAGCGCGTGGTGGTTCTCAACGATGCCCAGGCCGTCAAAACAGCTTACAACGGACCTTATTTCACCAACCGCCCAAGTGTCTTTTCAATCGAGTTCTTCGTCAGTAAGGGATTCATGGCATGCCAGAAGAAGCACGACTTCCGCATCCACACCAAGCTCATGAAGCATGCCTTCCAGGCAGTCACCTACACCAGCCTCGGGGACAAATTGGTTGAAGAGGCACAAGATCTAATCAAGCAGTTCGAGTCCTACAATGGTAATGCCTTTAACCCTCGAGAGGACATCAACCTGGTGTCCCTCAACATCCTGCACAACATCGCTTTCGGGAAACGCTACCAGAAAGGCGATGACGAACTCCAGGAGATCTTCGACTACTCTGCCCGTATCATGAAGGGCGTGTCTCCAGTCCATCCCGTCAATCTGATTCCTTGGCTTCAAAGGTACCCAAACCCCTGGATGAAGGACTTGGCTGATGCCAGGGACAAGAGGGACAACATGCTGCTTAGGTTCTATGAGGAACACAAAGAGACCTACCAAGAAGGAGAGATCCGTGACATGGTGGATGCTCTCATCAAGGTCTCACAAGATGCAGAGGAAGCCGGTGACATGGAAACCTTGAGGCTCCTTTCACCGCTtcacatcatcaccaacatctgGACAATCTTCTTTGCAG GAACGGACACGATCAACAATGCCTTACTCTGGGTCCTCCTCTATATGGCCATGTTTCCTGAAGTTCAGAGGCGAGTTCAGGAAGAAATTGATCGGGTTATTGGTGACAGGTCACCGTGTCTGGAAGACGAGCAGGCACTCCCATATCTGT GCGCCACGTTCTATGAGACCCTCCGTTTCAGCTGTCTGTCTCTGCTCGGTGTCCCTCACGCTGCCGTGTGTGATACAACCCTCAATGGCTACCACATTCCTGCTG GTACGCAAGTTTTGGCCAACTTCTGGGCGATCAATCACGACAAGACTACCTGGGAAAACCCGGAACAATTCCGCCCCGAGCGTTTCCTCGACGACAACGGCCAGCTACGCAACATGAAGGACTTTCCTCACTTCATGCCTTTCTCCACGGGCAGGAGAGCTTGCCTGGGAAAGAACATCGGCAAGTCCGAGATCGTCATCCTCTCCGCTTGCCTGCTGCAGCGACTCGACATTGCGGTACCCAGCGGCGAGGGGGCACAACGGCCCACCCTTGAACCGGAGGTCCACTTTGACTTGGTGCCCAAGCAGTACAACATTGAGGTCACACGGCGCGACAGCGCACCCTCATTATGA
- the LOC121426207 gene encoding cytochrome P450 1A1-like isoform X2: MAPILIPLMIIASIIVYYCQEWIDFNINKVPLGPTSLPFIGNVLQIKSKALHLSLTDMAARFGNVFSIKLGRQRVVVLNDAQAVKTAYNGPYFTNRPSVFSIEFFVSKGFMACQKKHDFRIHTKLMKHAFQAVTYTSLGDKLVEEAQDLIKQFESYNGNAFNPREDINLVSLNILHNIAFGKRYQKGDDELQEIFDYSARIMKGVSPVHPVNLIPWLQRYPNPWMKDLADARDKRDNMLLRFYEEHKETYQEGEIRDMVDALIKVSQDAEEAGDMETLRLLSPLHIITNIWTIFFAGTDTINNALLWVLLYMAMFPEVQRRVQEEIDRVIGDRSPCLEDEQALPYLCATFYETLRFSCLSLLGVPHAAVCDTTLNGYHIPAGTQVLANFWAINHDKTTWENPEQFRPERFLDDNGQLRNMKDFPHFMPFSTGRRACLGKNIGKSEIVILSACLLQRLDIAVPSGEGAQRPTLEPEVHFDLVPKQYNIEVTRRDSAPSL; encoded by the exons ATGGCCCCGATCCTCATCCCTCTAATGATTATTGCAAGCATCATTGTCTACTACTGTCAAGAGTGGATAGACTTCAACATCAACAAGGTTCCCCTAGGTCCAACATCACTTCCGTTTATCGGCAATGTCttgcaaatcaaatcaaaggCACTGCACCTCTCCCTTACAGACATGGCTGCAAGGTTTGGCAACGTCTTCAGCATTAAGTTGGGCCGTCAGCGCGTGGTGGTTCTCAACGATGCCCAGGCCGTCAAAACAGCTTACAACGGACCTTATTTCACCAACCGCCCAAGTGTCTTTTCAATCGAGTTCTTCGTCAGTAAGGGATTCATGGCATGCCAGAAGAAGCACGACTTCCGCATCCACACCAAGCTCATGAAGCATGCCTTCCAGGCAGTCACCTACACCAGCCTCGGGGACAAATTGGTTGAAGAGGCACAAGATCTAATCAAGCAGTTCGAGTCCTACAATGGTAATGCCTTTAACCCTCGAGAGGACATCAACCTGGTGTCCCTCAACATCCTGCACAACATCGCTTTCGGGAAACGCTACCAGAAAGGCGATGACGAACTCCAGGAGATCTTCGACTACTCTGCCCGTATCATGAAGGGCGTGTCTCCAGTCCATCCCGTCAATCTGATTCCTTGGCTTCAAAGGTACCCAAACCCCTGGATGAAGGACTTGGCTGATGCCAGGGACAAGAGGGACAACATGCTGCTTAGGTTCTATGAGGAACACAAAGAGACCTACCAAGAAGGAGAGATCCGTGACATGGTGGATGCTCTCATCAAGGTCTCACAAGATGCAGAGGAAGCCGGTGACATGGAAACCTTGAGGCTCCTTTCACCGCTtcacatcatcaccaacatctgGACAATCTTCTTTGCAG GAACGGACACGATCAACAATGCCTTACTCTGGGTCCTCCTCTATATGGCCATGTTTCCTGAAGTTCAGAGGCGAGTTCAGGAAGAAATTGATCGGGTTATTGGTGACAGGTCACCGTGTCTGGAAGACGAGCAGGCACTCCCATATCTGT GCGCCACGTTCTATGAGACCCTCCGTTTCAGCTGTCTGTCTCTGCTCGGTGTCCCTCACGCTGCCGTGTGTGATACAACCCTCAATGGCTACCACATTCCTGCTG GTACGCAAGTTTTGGCCAACTTCTGGGCGATCAATCACGACAAGACTACCTGGGAAAACCCGGAACAATTCCGCCCCGAGCGTTTCCTCGACGACAACGGCCAGCTACGCAACATGAAGGACTTTCCTCACTTCATGCCTTTCTCCACGGGCAGGAGAGCTTGCCTGGGAAAGAACATCGGCAAGTCCGAGATCGTCATCCTCTCCGCTTGCCTGCTGCAGCGACTCGACATTGCGGTACCCAGCGGCGAGGGGGCACAACGGCCCACCCTTGAACCGGAGGTCCACTTTGACTTGGTGCCCAAGCAGTACAACATTGAGGTCACACGGCGCGACAGCGCACCCTCATTATGA